The window TGTAGGGACTCTCTCCTCAGAATAAGACGGTGGCTACACCCAACCAGGGTGTCTGGGACATGAGGGGAAAGCAGTTTTACGCGGGTATAGAGATCAAGGTGTGGGCCGTGGCCTGCTTCGCCCCTCAGAAACAATGTCGAGAGGATTTGCTCAAGTAaggatttttttatataaattataatttttctttaagtctgttgcaatcgaaattattcaacccccttgacctgcaagacattttgctgcagagaacacaattttgtaaaagcaactcaaaggcatcagtacactattagagaaatgtataaatacacatttgagtcattctgaaaacggaagctgatgaataaaaaaaaaaaaaaatcaaattggctctaaatgttcatgttcaaaattattcaacccctaaaagtcaaattttgtgcagaatcttttattttttaaaaccgccaataaacactgcctgttAATTCTTATAAGCTTCTGttacctctctactgcaatcttggcccattcctcgcctgaaaaagctttgagatcactgataatctttggttttcactttgccactgctttcttcaaattcaaccaaatgttttcaatgaaaattaaatctggagactgaacaggccactcaagtacattccataactgatccctgaaccaagcataagtaaattttggatgtatactttgggatgactttcctgcagaaaagtccattgatcatcagcttcagtctttgcactaaaggcatcacaattcttgccaaaatggcctgatactttaaagaatccatgatgtccttcatacagtcatgatttccacttactgctacaataaaacacccctctaacaggactggtccacttccaagtttgacgatgaagatggtgttctgctcataagctctgcctttttttgcaccagacataccactgatccataggtccaaaaagttccagtttggtcagatcactctatagacctttttcctgagtaaacgatgagcgccgccattacgtattccaacgtcagattgaatgcttttctgttccggtttccataggaacccattcaaatagcgttcatctgtttttaatgtagctaacgtccgctgcttcttGTCATCTACAcacattaaagtgaggcactgacaaatgatggtcattgcaacattgccaagtgatggcgctatggagccatgtgctttttaaaaacattttaataggtttaacattagtttattagcttggaatataccctaatttgactagaaacaatgcagatcagaaatgcaaagcattctttcagttaagagttggACTTACTTcagtgttcaggaaaaacgtctataaaaCATTCTTGCAGGATTCCACATgtctatctaaattaattttagcatgttcaagtcagcctttttgttcttcttggtcaagagtggtattcagcaagatgtctcaacatgaaggccataattgtctagtgttcttcttatacactgcattgaaatgtttttcctccttggGTCATCTTACAACTCTTTGGTTGTACactgcaggtttttcctcagttgttctgatcaaacattttatgatactgtgctttttttgttcaacaccttcaaaggttttctggtacaacacattttaaactaacgaataaggctgccagctgtgtctctaggaacctttaatgccttggaaatcttcatatagccttattttctaaagtaataaaattatttattctctgtagcgtctctatagcttttgtgagagctctttcgactttgtcatattagccaCTAAAACCTTAGCATATGCATGgcctaactgtatgtatgtgtaacagcacaagctaattctgttttctaataaaatttctaaaggcttaattatgttttaggacaattttgttccccaccatacaaataagagactaaaaaaaacagcaatgttaaacgggttgaataattatgacatagctgtgttattaaaaaaaatcctagaactctaGGCTTgactatcacttttaatatgccagtaattggtttatagatgcaattttttttaaagtcctggatcttcagaaaagcttgtatatgtaaactactgcagtctctggagggttgaataattttgattgcaactgtacattGTTTTCACCTATGGTTTTCTTTAATGATGATGAAGACAAAATTTAAAAGatgcatttaaataattttggtttaaagagcaggtcatatggttttctaaagtgtcctaatattgtgttggaatCCCCTACAACATGTTTAAATGCATCTATGGTCAGAAAAAATTGTAGTTTTCtctgaatatacatttatacatagtcaTTTGTCAATGGTTTCAGAACGGTTTGTTTTAGCAGCTTTGAGTGTAATGTCGGTAAACCCCTCCCTACCatgagcctactctgctctgattggtcagctggccaagcctgttgtgattggcacagagaggagtacttcaGCAATTTAGCGAGCGCTGTCATCTGTGTTGCCAATTTtgtggttgtttttgatgtctTTGGGTTAAAGCGACCCTAATGACGTCATATTTTGCCCCTGGGAAACCTGATGAAAAGCATCTATTTTACACCccagaacgtttttttttttttttcttcttttttttttttttttgcaattgggcaggttttgttttGAAAACCTGGCCACCCTGAGCACCTTTACATAAAATgataatatagtgctccaatctgTTCCTAAAATAATGACATATAAACATTTTGTTTATCATTTATGCAAGTgaatcgtgcccacagctaaagttcaGCTGCTAAACCGTGAACacacaataaaacaataatggtggatacgcTAGCTgagtgctaacgtgactaactgatgaaacaacacagtttgtaaaccaaaatatgtctaagttacattctttattattaaatgaagtATTTAGAACAAttacagtctacattaatcaactCATTCTTAGGAAATATCAGAGCTTTCTCTGAgcaattttaaccactgattctttacattatcatctttcggcaatgaaaacaaaacaaacttgctttcgcAACGCAGAACACAGCATCTTCTCGACATGATGCAAACACAATAACTagcagaagtgtttgtgggcaggtcagagtgTCTGTATTTCGCAGCgattatgctaatgtgttacccagtgacgtatatcggtaacaggcagaagattcgaAAATATGACTACTCATTAAGGCAATTCTGAGTCGActcttttcagaaaaaaaaatctttgtgtataatgcacttttttttttttttttgattaacagctttgcagactgtttacattgaaggatggctgttacaaactgcaaaaaaatatattttttgaaaacccatatgacctgctctatAAAGTTTTGGCGAGGAAATGGTTCTGAAAGCTTGGTTAAAGATTcttgttttgtgtatttgtagGAGTTTCACTGACCAGCTGCGCAAGATCTCCAAGGATGCAGGGATGCCCATCCAAGGTCAGCCCTGCTTCTGCAAGTATGCCCAGGGGGCAGACAGCGTGGAGCCGATGTTCAAACATCTTAAGATGTCTTACGTGGGACTACAGCTCATTGTAGTCATTTTGCCTGGGAAAACACCAGTCTATGGTAAAGATCTTCATCAAACGATGAAACGCAACAAATGTCAGAATTTGACAATGTGATACTGAAGTGGTTTTGTGCCTTTTCAGCGGAGGTGAAGCGTGTGGGAGATACTCTGCTGGGAATGGCCACTCAGTGCGTTCAGGTGAAGAATGTGGTGAAGACGTCCCCTCAGACGCTGTCCAATCTCTGTCTGAAGATCAACGCCAAACTAGGGGGCATCAACAATGTGCTGGTGCCACATCAAAGGTGGGTTTTGGACTAGGATTGTTTATAATGAGCTGAGACAAACGGAAAGATTGGTAACGATTTATTTTTCCAGGAGTTTGATCAAAATTTTTTTCCCCCTATTGTAATGTCAAATATACATGATTAGAGTAGGGCCCAAACAATGCTTgcataaaatattcatttttagtccactcaaaaaaaagaaaaaaagaaagtcaccTAGCAACAGGACTGACAATCATAGGCAATTTTAAAGAGCTTAAATGCATTGTCAACCTAGAAATTCATCGAACAAAGGAAAGAAACTTCCATTTTGTTCCTTCATAAGACTGTGTTTGCTTTCCATCAGGCCCTCTGTGTTCCAGCAGCCAGTCATCTTTTTGGGGGCAGATGTCACTCACCCACCTGCAGGCGATGGGAAGAAACCGTCTATTGCGGCTGTGGTGGGAAGCATGGATGGGCACCCCAGCCGCTATTGTGCCACCGTGCGAGTTCAAACCTCACGCCAGGACCTGTCCCAGGAACAGTTCTTCAGCCAGGAAGTCATCCAGGATCTCACCAACATGGTGCGAGAGCTCCTCATTCAGTTTTACAAGTCTACACGATTCAAGCCCACACGCATCATCTACTACCGCGGAGGAGTCTCTGAGGGCCAGATGAAGCAGGTGAGTCATCCGGAGGAGGTGCACTGATTCAAACTGCAGCTGCATTGATAACTGAAAGCAgactttatttgaatgaaatgaaatatgattttgagatgaatGGGGGTGAAtaacattttcagttttttttcttcaagTAATATTGTTAATTGTCTTGTGCAGGTTGCCTGGCCAGAGCTGATTGCCATCAGGAAAGCTTGCATCAGTCTAGAAGAGGACTACAGACCAGGAATCACGTACATCGTAGTGCAGAAACGTCACCACACTCGACTCTTTTGCTCTGACAAAGCTGAGAGGGTGAGTTTCCAGCACGTTGTTGACTTCATCTATTGCTTAATTatattcaccaaggctgcatttttttttttttttttttgacattttcagcagccattatcccggtctttagtgtcaaatgatccttcagaaatcattctaatatggtgatttgctGCTAAGgaaacatttatattatattattataatcaatgttgtaaacagctgagctgcttaatatttttgtggaaattgctatactttttttttttttttttttttttttttttggaattctttgatttaaagggaaccccagatattaagacttgtattgcttaatataacgtaaattatgtcttttactgaaatgtagaaaacccatgaaagatttatattttttttttaaatttacattttatactTGTGTCGGACCATGGGACGTGCCATTATTtaaatgacatgaaatggttgcactcagtgagctactttttctatttttagcacaacacaactcggaaaataaaatactgatacgatgccacattgtccagcttttggttgtaattttcagtcgaagggcaacaagtaAAGTGATGTAAATCTTCACTgatttcctagcaataagaagaggagaaacaaatgagaagatgcctgtggatgaaaaaaaaaaaaaactttctttgtTCTCTCtgctttagccctgatgccttttgaggcttttagtaaaccacagctactgaaagagcttaaacAGCAGAGACTacaaatgctagatgccatcctggcaggatgtaaacacgccgatgcttgtcatgacgTCGTGGCTactaaaggagtttctcagtgcagGTTTCTCTCAATATCTGGGGGGCGTTTAgacttgtggggaaaaatcaatggtacggcatttggtttaagcctatgcttcTATCTATCGCcatctgtaagctctttcagtagctgtggtcatcatatcagtattttattttctgagttgtggtaaaaatagcaacagtagctcacagagtgcaaccatttcacatcactGAAAAAATGGTACCAcccatagtctaaaatatgtataaaataatagattttttttaaatagcggATATTTTCATTGGTTTATCTACTACGTATCTTAATgagacatttatttttatattttggcatacaagtcttaatacctggggttccctttaataTAAAGTTtcagaatttattttaaatggagATCTTTTAAACTAAAGGGGTCATGAAATgggtttaattattttaatatgttccttgGGGTTCACTTATAACATTATACGGTCGCAATCAGCATAAACAAGTGTCGGTCATTAAAATAGAAgtacatttccagaacaaaaatttaaggataatttactcacccccttgtcatccaagatgttcatgtcatgttcaaaaacatttgtatCCAAGGTAGAGCTTGATTTTTGGAGTTTCATTGTTTATAATGAGGATGGCGTTTTAAGCTGTTTTAAGCTgtgaaacttgcaggatgtatTAATGGTACAAAGACCTCTTACATGCcaagatcaaggcaaatttgatttctcatgtcatgacccctttaagtaaatGGAATCCTCCCTGCCcacacttttgaacaatagtgtatgaTTACATTATGATTGTGTGTATAATGAGTGTATGATTCTTCATTCTCAATCTTAACACTGCAATTGTTGTAATGTTACCAGTGTTTATCTGTTTAATAGGACTTCGGAATGTTTTTGCTTGTTTTCCAACCTTTAAACTGCCTCATCGTTggttaaaaacaaaaactgtgGTTTGTCGTTTGTAACGGTCTTAAGTGGGCGGTTCATAGTCAGAAAATGCGTAGTAGACATGCAGAGCCAGACTTTTGTTCCATGTTTAAAGTATCAGTGTATATGAAGCAAAATATGAGAAATCAGTGTGGGTGGACAACCTGGAGCAACCCGCCTGTTACATAAACAAATCATCAACAAAATCTTGTTTTATAGGACATTGTGTAAATCTTAAAATCAACATTTTTAACTTTTCAAAATCTTATGTACAAATTTCTTTTACTCAGGTTGGGAAGAGTGGCAATGTCCCAGCAGGCACTACAGTGGACAGCACCATTACACACCCCTCAGAGTTTGACTTCTACCTGTGCAGCCATGCTGGTATCCAGGTGAGTCAAAGCCCAGTTGCTTatttgtaaaacttttttttttttttttttttttatatatatatatatccttttGTCTATTTACGATTTCACACATTTGTATTTCCTTTCCACAGGGCACAAGCCGTCCCTCTCACTATCACGTTTTGTGGGATGACAACTGTTTCACGGCCGACGAACTGCAACTGTTGACTTACCAGCTCTGCCACACCTATGTGCGCTGCACCCGCTCCGTCTCCATCCCCGCACCAGCCTACTATGCCCGACTCGTGGCATTCCGTGCCCGCTACCACTTAGTGGACAAAGACCATGACAGGTTATTAGCATTCATTATTAACCTGGGAGTTACTGAACagattttaatttcttttactgcaactcggaaaataaaaatactgatacGGTGACGATGGATGTAAGTGTAGGCTCCCCACAAGGAGTCAAAAACTCTTCCGGATATCATGTGAAATCTAGACTGAGAAACTCTTTCAGTTGCTGCAGCGTCATAACaagcgtcggcatgtttacatcctgccaggatggcatctagtgtttcttgtctctaTCATTCGTGATctatttcagtagctgtggtctactaaaaaccTAAAAGGCATCAGGGCCTAAgtgaagagaacaaagacgcaagtctttaggaagttttattcatccacaggcatcttctaattcttttctcctcttcttatcactaggaaagcagtgaagatttACATCACTTGTTgctctttgactgaaaattacaaccaaaagctgcacaaagTGGTgccgtatcagtattttatttgctGAGTTGTGTGTCCcaagagtgcaaccatttcacctCATCTATATAATGGTGCCCATAAAAGTTAATGAacatattttaactatttttactgcaacttgaaaaataaaaatactgatacgatggcGATGGATAgaagtgtaggcttaaaccaaattcCATACCatcgtttttttttgttttttttctccaccACAAGGAGTCAAAAACGCCCCTGGATATGGAGTGAAATCTGCGCTAAGAAACTCCTTTGgtggctgtggcgtcatgacaagtGTGGCATGTTTATATCCTGCCAGGATGGTATCTAgaatttcttgtctctgccgttcataagctctttcagtagctgtggtctactaaaaaccTAAAAGGCATCAGAGCTAAAGcggaaagaacaaagacgcaagtctttaggaagttttattcatccacatcCGCATCTTCTAATTCTTATATcctcttattgctaggaaagcagtgaagatttACATTGGTACTCTTGTTGCTCTTCGAACCCAAAGCCTCACTAtttggcattgtatcagtattttattttcccgAGTCGTGTGTCCCAAGTTGTGTTACAGTTAAAAAaatcactgagtgcaaccatttcacctCATCTAAATAATGGTGCCTATAATAGTTAATAAATAGTTGAACTATTTTTACTACAACTcaggaaaaaaaatactgatacggtggcaatggatataagtgtaggcttaaaccaaatgctgtaccatgggctgcactgagaaactccttcggTGACTGCGGCATCATAAGCGTGGCATGTTtatatcctgccaggatggcatccaGCGTTTCTCGTCTCTGCCGTtcataagctctttcagtagctgtggtctaccaAAAACataaaaggcatcagggctaaagtggaaagaacaaagatgCAAGTCTTTAGGAAGTCACAGGCGTCTTCCAACTCTTTTCTCCTCTTAACGCTAGTAAAGCAGTGAAGATTTACATCGGTACTCTTGTTGCTCTTTAACTGAAAATGACAACCAAAAGCctcacaatgtggcattgtatcagtattttattttccgagttgtgtgtCCCAAGTTGTGTTGCGGTTAAAAACTCTCAGACTGCAACTATTTCATGTTATCGAATTAGGATTTAATGCTTTCTGTATGATTTTCTGTGTGCAGTGCTGAGGGTAGTCACGTATCGGGACAGAGCAACGGCCGAGACCCTCAGGCCCTGGCTAAGGCGGTCCAGATTCACTATGATACCCAGCACACTATGTACTTCGCCTGACGTCAACCAGCAGGAGACGCACTTCTACACTCCCTTTTcaatctgtctctctctctctctcttcccgtTTCTCTCTATCGCGTCTTCGTCTGCAGCAAAGCAGTTCTGAAGCCAGGGGGCCATCTGTCTGTCCAGTCGAAATTGGTCGGCCTCGGAAGAACCAACCTCTACCAGCAGTCCTGCACTGAGAGGCTTTTGGCCTCCaatgcacagaaaaaaaaatctaattgagcCATTTTTAACTTTTCATTTCTTGTTTTGATTTTTGAATgtctttttaatttgtaatatacaCTGAGTGTGAGCAAACCTGCGCCATTGGTCAGGGCAGCTCTGGCTCTCTCAGCTAAGCTGGACTCTGTCTACTTTTACCTCAAGCCACAATTGGCTGAATCTTGTCACATGTCTTTTTGGGGTGGGCGGGCGGGCGGGCGGGCGGGGTGGGGTATATCTTGCATGTCGGGGTCAGGGGGGTTTGACTTGGGTGGATTTGTTTTTCTCCTTTTTATGGTCGTATTTGGACTCTCTCCTCTCAGTCTTTTACAAACGAGGTGACCTGGGTATACATACCCATTACCTGCTCCCATTTTGTGTGCTCgtgtatgagtgtgagtgtgtgtgtttgtgcgaaTGTGGGTTCGTGTCTCATGGCAGGCCACTGAATTGTAAAGGGAAATCTAGGAGCAAACTGCTGTAAATGCCTCTTCTTTTTTATATTAACACACACatagatatataaaatatataaatatttacagcTCTATAAGCATATTCCACTTGATGATCTAACAGGCTTTCATAAGCTGATGGTTTGTGTAGCAGTAGCATTACCCATGGTCTCCTCTGTGACTGTTGGGCTTGTTGGACCTGGGCAAACAGGGCTTGGTACAGGTGCCATTCTGCCTGTGGCAAGACCGGAAACGCATGCGTCTTATTCAGATGGTTGTTTTACAGGGTTGAAAGGTATGGCCATTGCACAGTTACAGACGTAGCGCCAACGCGCCATCTGATAGGCTAGGCTTGCAACACACAGCACTCTCCCTTCTTTTATGCATTTATACATAAGATTCAAATCAGATTTGTAAGAGTTTAATATAAATGGTTTTTTGTGGTAACTTTAACAGTTTGTTAGAGTAGATAATCGTCGTTCTTGTCGTTCTTAATGTTGATACTGATCAGTTGTCTGCAAATCGGTCGCATAATTGATCCAGGAGTCATTGTGGTTGTAAatggagagtttttttttttttttaaatatacagtttAATTTCTTGTAGCGTCGTGGCAATGGTAATGAGGGCCCAAAATGCTTTGGTTTGTCCacttacagctttttttttaaattgtttttaaacatttaaattgatcaaagtttgCGTTTTAGCTCATTTCTGTACCAAGTTAATGGAAAAAAACAAATGGGAGTGACAAATCAGAACTTTTTGGGGGGGAAGATCTTAGCAATGTTCAGCAGTTCTATGAATTTTACACTTAAAGTGTGTTTATtactgtgtgtgtatatgaaCTTGAATCTATAATATAAATCTGAATGAACTTTCTCTTGCGTATTAAAAATAGGACACCGTACATTAAGACACACGAGCATAAGCACTGCCTTTGGACTGATCGGCACCGTCGGTGCAGTTTGAAGGGTCTCCAACGCGCACGCCTCGTCAGGGGGGCCGCTCTGCAAAAACCCTTTGTAATAAACCATCCGTAAAGCAGCAGGTTTGCTATGAATGAGTTTGAGCGCCACTCTGTCGTTGGCGTGGACGCTGGTCCCATGAAAGAAGAACCGGAAGTGGGCAAGGGCATCACATGCAATAAATTGGTTTTAAGCGTCGATAGGTTACTCGATGTCACGGCTTCCAGAGAATAAGTATGTGTGTGAGTGTCCTTTTTAGGCATTTTCGCTAAATTGTTACATGACGTTTAATTCCAGTTTCTATCATGATATCATTGCAAAGCAATATAACCTGAAAATCTAGAACAATTTAAAAGCTGTAATACTTTTTGTCGATGTGGCTGTTGGTTGGATTCCTATTGCCATTTGTGTTTATGTACTTATTTTGCTTGTATCAATCAGTGGGAATGTGCATATGGTGGATTAGCTCTTTAGGCTATGTGGAAaattttcaaatttaaactgtGCTCGCCTGCATGCCAGAGTATTGTTCTAATctcttataaaatatttattatggcgcagaagttttttttaattgcgtAAATCAATACAGTGAGACTGTTTTGAGTAGCGATGTTGTCCGGTCTCTTTTACAGGATTTTAAACATTTCTCCAGTAACTCTGATGAGGGACAGATCTTGGGGGCTGAGGGGGTGCGGATGTTGGTCTTTGGGAGCTCCAACCCAAACGAGGTACTTTCTTCAATCACTGGGCCGCGAAGACTGACCTCCTCACCTTTTCTTTCCGTCTTAGGAGCCCCGTCTTGTTCCCTATCTGCTTTCGGGCTCTCCAGTGCTGTGGCGCCGCCCTGGTGGCACCTCCACACATGCACTTCCTCTCTGCATGTGGTGGGCCTCGAGGGTCCACTGCACAAGGATTACctcttttaacttttttttttttttttaaccgttcTCTGTCCCAATTTAAAGagagcatgatttttttttttttttttttattcctatttGATATATATGGCTTTGTTATTTGAAAAATGTGTATtgtaatttaagtttttgtttctCTTACTGGTGTGTAGCTTTTTTGTGCTGTTCTATTCTCGTGTTCTGAGCTGTGTGACTTGTCCAATAGCAATAGGGGCACTTTCTTTGACCTGCTGGGGAACGCTCAGGACTCCTGTAGCTTCTCCTATCTGAGTGCCCCGTCAGTTGCTGTACtgctttgttttaaaaaaatctccCCCCTTTTTTTTTAGCCTGCAGGGAATATTTGTGTTATTGTGCAAAGTAATAAATTGGTATTTTATGCCTATAACACACACCTTTGTCTCCTGTCATTACTGAAGTTTAGTTATCCTACTTAGAAATTCATTTCTGCACAGATATTTAACAGATTCAGTTTAAAGCCACTAGATGGCAACACCTGCTTAGGTCTACAAGGTAAACCGCAGCACTATccagtttaaaatattttctttgctAAATGTCTATGTACGGATTTTGtatatttacagtgccttgcgaaagacttcataccccttcatttttttttttttaacgttttaggttgctgccttatgttaaactgttttaatctatactccatgcaccataatgacaaagcaaaaacagaaaaacaaaaactgaaataagagcagaagcacctttacagcctcatgtTTTTTTTGGGTTTTGCACATCCACATTTACcatttatctgccattcttttcctcacctctttacctctcaagctctgtcagcttggatagggtctggcagacattttcaggttttttccagaaatgtttgatcgGGTGCAAGCTCAGGCTCTTGCTGGGCCGCTCAAGGACATTCATAGAGATGTCTATAAGCCAGTCTTGCTGTGGGCTTGGGttcattgccctgttggaaggtgaaccttctgccctgtctgaggttctgaaggctctggactgggttttcatttaggctatctcaatattttggtacattgagcttttcttctactctgacaaggTCCCTCAGTccttgccactgaaaaacagacCCATAGCATGAGGctactaccaccacactttacttaaTAATGAGCAGAGCCTGGTTTCCTGCATACATGATGCTTAGAAAGAAgatcatcagaccagagaatcttctttctcacaatctgagttctttagttttttttttttttttttttttcccccaagtgTGTtatcactgaggagaggattgagtcttgccacactgccataaagcccagattggtggagtgtcgCAGTGATATTTGTCCTGTAAGTTTCCTCTTGTCTCCACacatgatcatggagctcaactagaggtgaccatcaggttcttggtcaccactccaaaccaaagcccttcttcatcaattgctcagtttggccaggaggccagctctaggaagagtcttaATGTCCTGCATTAAGGGTAACCTTTAATGCGGCAGAATTTTTTCTAAAACTTCCCCAGATGCGTGGCTTGACGGAATCCTGTCTctaagctctacaggcagtttctTTTAgttcagggcttggtttttgctctgcaATGCATTTTCAActtttagaccttttattaaggtgtgtgcctttccaaatcataaccatttgccacaggttaacttcactcgaagtgtagtaacatctacaaccaatatgaatgctcctgagataaattttCAACTGTCgtagataagggtatgaatacttatgcaatggaatcattttagtttttttttaatttgcaaagatgttaaaagcCTACTTTTTCCACCTCTTCTCTCTCCctctatttatttgtttgagAAGTCATGTGAGAAGTGTATACTACAGGTTGCCTTTTTAAAAGCTGTATTATTGTATGATTGTTGAATTACACTTGAGCTTCACCGTGGGCTGTCACTCATTcatctgctctctctctcttttgtgtACCCATTCTCTCCTGTGTTGTGTACCCACTCCTCTATTTCCTGTGTCCTGTGC of the Garra rufa chromosome 17, GarRuf1.0, whole genome shotgun sequence genome contains:
- the ago4 gene encoding protein argonaute-4 isoform X2, whose amino-acid sequence is MEALGPGPPAPTSLFQPPRRPGLGTVGKPIRLLANHFQVQIPKIDVYHYDIDIKPEKRPRRVNREVVDTMVRHFKMQIFGDRQPGYDGKRNMYTAHPLPIGRDRVDLEVTLPGEGKDQTFKVSLQWVSVVSLQMLLEALSGHLNEVPEDSVQALDVITRHLPSMRYTPVGRSFFSPPEGYYHPLGGGREVWFGFHQSVRPAMWNMMLNIDVSATAFYRAQPVIEFMCEVLDIQNINEQTKPLTDSQRVKFTKEIRGLKVEVTHCGQMKRKYRVCNVTRRPASHQTFPLQLENGQAMECTVAQYFKQKYSLQLKYPHLPCLQVGQEQKHTYLPLEVCNIVAGQRCIKKLTDNQTSTMIKATARSAPDRQEEISRLVKSNSMVGGPDPYLKEFGIVVHNDMTEVTGRVLPAPMLQYGGRNKTVATPNQGVWDMRGKQFYAGIEIKVWAVACFAPQKQCREDLLKSFTDQLRKISKDAGMPIQGQPCFCKYAQGADSVEPMFKHLKMSYVGLQLIVVILPGKTPVYAEVKRVGDTLLGMATQCVQVKNVVKTSPQTLSNLCLKINAKLGGINNVLVPHQRPSVFQQPVIFLGADVTHPPAGDGKKPSIAAVVGSMDGHPSRYCATVRVQTSRQDLSQEQFFSQEVIQDLTNMVRELLIQFYKSTRFKPTRIIYYRGGVSEGQMKQVAWPELIAIRKACISLEEDYRPGITYIVVQKRHHTRLFCSDKAERVGKSGNVPAGTTVDSTITHPSEFDFYLCSHAGIQGTSRPSHYHVLWDDNCFTADELQLLTYQLCHTYVRCTRSVSIPAPAYYARLVAFRARYHLVDKDHDSAEGSHVSGQSNGRDPQALAKAVQIHYDTQHTMYFA
- the ago4 gene encoding protein argonaute-4 isoform X1, giving the protein MEALGPGPPAPTSLFQPPRRPGLGTVGKPIRLLANHFQVQIPKIDVYHYDIDIKPEKRPRRVNREVVDTMVRHFKMQIFGDRQPGYDGKRNMYTAHPLPIGRDRVDLEVTLPGEGKDQTFKVSLQWVSVVSLQMLLEALSGHLNEVPEDSVQALDVITRHLPSMRYTPVGRSFFSPPEGYYHPLGGGREVWFGFHQSVRPAMWNMMLNIDVSATAFYRAQPVIEFMCEVLDIQNINEQTKPLTDSQRVKFTKEIRGLKVEVTHCGQMKRKYRVCNVTRRPASHQTFPLQLENGQAMECTVAQYFKQKYSLQLKYPHLPCLQVGQEQKHTYLPLEVCNIVAGQRCIKKLTDNQTSTMIKATARSAPDRQEEISRLVKSNSMVGGPDPYLKEFGIVVHNDMTEVTGRVLPAPMLQYGGRVSTDTGRDCSRNKTVATPNQGVWDMRGKQFYAGIEIKVWAVACFAPQKQCREDLLKSFTDQLRKISKDAGMPIQGQPCFCKYAQGADSVEPMFKHLKMSYVGLQLIVVILPGKTPVYAEVKRVGDTLLGMATQCVQVKNVVKTSPQTLSNLCLKINAKLGGINNVLVPHQRPSVFQQPVIFLGADVTHPPAGDGKKPSIAAVVGSMDGHPSRYCATVRVQTSRQDLSQEQFFSQEVIQDLTNMVRELLIQFYKSTRFKPTRIIYYRGGVSEGQMKQVAWPELIAIRKACISLEEDYRPGITYIVVQKRHHTRLFCSDKAERVGKSGNVPAGTTVDSTITHPSEFDFYLCSHAGIQGTSRPSHYHVLWDDNCFTADELQLLTYQLCHTYVRCTRSVSIPAPAYYARLVAFRARYHLVDKDHDSAEGSHVSGQSNGRDPQALAKAVQIHYDTQHTMYFA